A genomic region of Arachis hypogaea cultivar Tifrunner chromosome 5, arahy.Tifrunner.gnm2.J5K5, whole genome shotgun sequence contains the following coding sequences:
- the LOC112803598 gene encoding uncharacterized protein codes for MKKYGVVHKVSIAYHSQTNGQAEVSNMEIKRILEKVVIPQRKDWSSRLGDALWAYRTSYKRPIGMSPFCIIFGKPCHLPVEIQHRAYWTVKNCNLDLKGEGMERKLQLDELECLRLEAYENAQFYKEKAKAFHDQNIRRKNFKIGDEVPVYN; via the coding sequence ATGAAGAAGTATGGGGTTGTTCATAAGGTTTCCATAGCCTATCACTcccaaaccaacgggcaagcggAAGTATCTAACATGGAGATAAAGAGAATTCTAGAGAAAGTGGTTATcccacaaaggaaggattggagttCTAGATTGGGAGATGCATTATGGGCTTATAGGACCTCTTACAAGAGGCCTATCGGAATGAGCCCATTTTGCATTATTTTTGGGAAACCTTGCCATCTTCCGGTTGAGATCCAACATAGAGCCTATTGGACAGTGAAGAATTGCAATCTAGATTTAAAGGGGGAGGGAATGGAACGTAAGCTCCAACTGGACGAATTAGAATGCCTTAGATtggaagcatatgagaatgctcaattctacaaggaaaaagctaaggCATTCCATGACCAAAATATTAGGAGGAAGAACTTCAAGATAGGTGATGAAGTACCTGTGTACAATTAA